The Carassius gibelio isolate Cgi1373 ecotype wild population from Czech Republic chromosome B19, carGib1.2-hapl.c, whole genome shotgun sequence genomic interval TAAACTAACAAAACCCAGTACCAACTAGAAACAACAATTTAAAAGATTATTAACATTTATGAAGATATTTAATAGATgtataaaaatatgaacaaacaTTTTCATGTCAAGTATAAATTGACATAACATGGTGGACATGTAATGTTTTATGCTATTAGAGAAGACTTCTAATTTCCCTCCAAGGAAATGATGACACTTAGAAATGATTCAGGGAATTGGCTTAAGATTTTAAGGGCAAGTGGCACCACTTTAACAGGGTGGATTGGGGATTGAGACACATAATTGAATGGttgtatgcattaaaaatatgcatcacaataaaatgtattgtgtgaAGTGAGATTGAGAAAACAAGATTTGAGACATGAGAATTTGTGATGGGACGTGCCTTCAAAAATTATTCTAAGGTAACAATCcaattctgaattctgaatttgAAAGTTGAGTAAAATTTTATAAAGCAAGTTATATTGTTTCAtgtggaaataaaataaacatttaagaaaCAACTATaggaatgttacaaaataatgcttttaaaaacagCTGCCAGTGGACAAATGGTTAAATTTATATTTGCTGGAagataaaaattctaaatgaatatTTCAAAGATTTTTCTGAGAGATGAAGTAATGAAAGAAGCATTACAATAATTGATTTCAATATCACTGAACACATCTATACATACACAGGCCTACATACAGAGGCTACATATGGTCTTAAATGTGTAGAGAAATATATGCAACATTATTAGTTTATCTGATCAATCTGTGATCATTTTTCTCTTTATAAATGATTACTTGTCCATGCTCTCAGACAGTTGTAACAGTCCCTCTGCTGCTTGGCATTTGCCCCGCATGAGTCTCTAAGCCAGTTCTTAAACTTCCACTCATCCTTGTTGAGGACCAGGAAACGCCCCAGGACGTCCCGTGCTCGTATTATACCTCTGTTCTGTAATCGTCCGCCCAGCACAGGACCAATTCCAGGAAGCTCATACACAAGTTTATCCCCCATTGGTTCAGAACAGAAACGTCTGTGTTTTTGGGAGGTTGTCATTTCGGTGTATCGAAAGTGAAATTTGTAAAGTCTGAGAGAAAACTGTATCTGTAGCTTAGCATGTAGCTTGTAAGACCTGTAAAGATTCatgattaaataatgaaatatatcatgcataatatataattttgtaaagaggaaagataaatagataaaataaatagataaagtgATACTTTTTGATTTTTCAATTATATTGTTCAATTTTTTTGCAACAGAAAAAGGATTAACACAATGATAGatgaatgcatattaaaataagattCCCACTTGCATCCTTCACTGCTTCAAAATGAAATCAGTAATtttattattcttaataataaaTCTTAATAATGCTTAATAATTCGTTACACACTCACCCAGTCTTTTGCTCTGTATACTCCGCAGAAAAATACAAGCCACACCTGTACAAAGGTGTTTCctgtccaaggtttttttttttttttgcctacgtGAACAGACCATATATAGAGTTCCTCTAGATCTGCATGATAGTAGTGAGAACCAGTGAAACACAGTAAGGCTGTCACAATGAATATACATGTATTTTCGTGTGGCTGAAATAGTAACTATTTCAACACTTTTGTTTCTttcgaaagaaaaaaaaggcattttgtaTATCTGGGTTTCtcttttatataattacatactgttgtatttatttagtcaGGATTCAATATATTATCTAATGCACATTCCTTATTCTCATTAGCAGATGTAAACCATTTGCTCTTACCGCTGAGATCTGGATATGAGGCGAAAAGACTGATAAAAATGTTACTCATAAATAATATGTAGAGACTCCTCTTTTAATAAAGGTTGAACAATTTGCCATTTGTAATAGACAATACTTcataagcaataaaaaaatgaaagtaacAGTGAGTAGGTCTTTTCTACGGAGTAGAGGCTTTTCAAGCTTTTGCATATGATATGCATTAAACCCCCCTGCATCCCTCCTTATTTGGTAATGTATTCATACACACAAATTAGGTTgtgctcatgaaaaaaaaatcatttcatatGAAACAGACTCTAAAGAACATGAATATATAAAAAGCAGACTTCAACAGAAAGCACTAAACTTGCCAAGCATGAAtagaaattacaaaaataaaattttccaaGTAAACAGTGTTTGAAAAGTTTCCTGTTGCTATGTGATTATTTGCCATTCACCCTAAATTTGAAATAAGATTCATTTTAGAGTAGACATTTTCAGAATTAGATGATATATTCAAAAATAGAACAGAAATCTAGATGAATATCATTACGAATGATAAATGCAAATGATCCCTCATATAatctttacaaattattttttgtccATTCTTTCAGACCATTGTAACAGCCCCTCGCTGCTTAGCATTTGCACCACAGTTGTCTCTAAGCCAGTTTCCAAACTTCACCTGGTCCTGGTTGAAGACCAGGAAATGGCCCTCGATATCCCGTGCATGTCTTATACCGTTGCCCTGGAGTCGCCCGCCAAGCGCACGACCAATTCCAGGAAGATTATGTACTGGTTTATCTCCCATTGGCTCCGAACAGAACTGTCTGTGTTTTTGGGAATCTTATTTATGTTTCTCTTTCTTGAGAAATGAAACttatgaaaatgaaagttttttttcttctattgttCAGTCATGACCTCTAAGCAGGGTTAGATACTTCATAGAATGTTAGACAGATACTTTTAAAATTTTACGATAAAGAGAGCAACTGTATGAGATGTGATCATGATGTCCTCTAAAAGATCTAGCAGTGAGACCCAGTGAAACAAAATAAGGCTGTCAAGGTATACTGTATGTGTCTTTTCATGTTTGTACTGGTCTTAACAGACAAGATTGTAGTtaatttaaagaggtcatatgatgctgctaaaaagaacattattttgtgtatttggtgtaatgaaatgtgttgatGTGGTTcaaggtaaaacaaaaaaaaaccactttattttccacataatgtacatttttgtttctcctctatgccccccccccccccccccgccttcTGAAAACACAACGATTTTTACaaaatcgttctgaaaagtgaggtgtgctctgattggccagctatccagtccGTTGTGATTGTTACGCCCCTCAGCATATACTGTTAAGGCGTGTCCTGGTCAGAGTACTGGCATtacagaataaaaacaataaaacccattacaaacgaggcagttgttgcatccagtgggaacataataactgattataatgacttatactgtcctTACACACAATGCGTTGGATATTGCACCgattaaacataaaaccatgtctgcagttttgatcagagaaatgataaacaacaagtgctactctgccctgctcaaaactcgtgtttgaatcgTCAGTTGCAAATCCTTTACATCGTTGCAACCACACGTAACGACCCCGGGCTGGACACTGCTTCGTCCACACTGAAAGCCGATCTGGTGATCCACAGCGcagttgatgtatttcctaagCAACCAGCATGGTCAGCTTTGGGCATAATGAAGCAGATAATCGTGCTCTTTCGTaaagccaaacaaagtagtttagctttcacaatgaaacacacagcttctccagGAAAAGGCGCCGGTGACAACAGAAAGAAgaaaaggtacgccttctttctttgcgtgaatatTTGGGCAGCGTTTTGCAGatctttccacatagtgacgCAGACTTGTGGGGGCGTTTAAACGAGCCATTTCAGGTGGGCATTCTTtgttaaagaatatctctttggatttgagagtttactctttgtaactttacagatcttctttatgcaccaagagtctTTAAaactccaaagaaaaaggaaaattgaaatcacatcatatgaccccttaaaatttattaaagaaaaaaaaaccctacatTGTGACTTTAGGTTTCTcttttatatataagtatatacataaacatgaACATTCATCAGGTAAAAACAAAGCAACTGCCTTGTATAGCTTATAACCATACAAACCAGTGGTAAGAATGCCATGCAAAGGGTTCCTCAATTCAaccaaacatgaataaaaatattctaaGATTTGATTTAGAAGCAGCAGTGCATTAGAATATAGTTTCTGACTCTGTCAATCAACAGTCATTCAAGTAAAGCATTAAAACTGTGAAGAGGACAGAGggtttttgaaacatttatttatgttttactgGTTCAGTACTTGGTTTGCTACGAGCACTGATTGCTTGAGGTTTAACTTAAGGCTGTTTAAAAcctgatacttttttttcttgtttcttgtcaGAGATAAATTAATGGGTACTAGTAAAAGGTGTCCGCCAAAAGTAGTATTTTTGTAACCGACGTTATATTTTACAAGGGTTGCAATAAACCCATCTGACGAGGAAGAGAAAAACAGTCCTGAAGTGTCCCTTATCAAGCAAGACCCCATATTgaatttaacaacaaaaaaaaaaacaatgctatgAGGGACAGTCTTAGTCTTTATAATGGCACTGTATAAAGGTCCTAGTTCACAATATTCACAACTTTAGAGTTGCTTTAGAGAtttttggttagtttttttaCAGAAAGATGTTTGTCAGTTGAATAACTggtatgttgttaaacaacagaACAATCCATTAACACACTTTACTATCATCCCAGCGTCATTTTCGTTCCTGTCAAAGTTAAAATATGCTGCCACACCAACTACTGGCATTAAAACCTAGGAAATAAAATGGCAAACACTAAAACTATCAAGAAGGTTTAAGAAAACAAATCTGTTTGCTTTTAAACTGTTTGGTTTCCTTATGCATAGCTTGTTAACTATAACTCCCACTGCTGTCAGATATTAATGCTCAAACTCTTACAATTGAATGGTGTTTGATCATTTTTAAAGCTCATCTCTGATTTTATTGTTCAAAACTTTGTTGATCAATGTCTTAACCCAAATTAGGACGGTTATAAAATAAGATGGAAGATGAGCTTCAACAAAATAAGCCAGAACACTACTAGCAGTAGCAATTCTATTTGTTTCTATTGTGCATCTTCCATTTTATTTGCCTGGGAATTCAACAACTGGTTCAAATAcatgatatatacagtacatgtttcTAGTATGTTAAAGCCAAAGGGCAAAAATATGCAGGGTTAACAAGGTTAGTGGGGAGTTCCAGAGCCTTGGCTATTTTCCTGCACCTCAAAACCCTGAGCTACTTGTTCATCCTTCACTAAAATCACAGTGCATTAAATATAATGGACTCTGAAAAATGAAATTTATAGGTAATGCAGTTTTAGATATCATAAGTCTCTATTTTATATGAAAACATACTCTATGcacttttgtttcttttctaAGCAAATTTATACTGTAAATTACTCTTGATGTGCCACAATGTCAAGTCTCTGATCAGCCAGATAAATGCATTTCACAAAGTCTGATATATGGAAAGACTGCTGGAcagaaaaacaatcaaattaaaaacattagcAAAGGTTTTGTATACCTGCTGCTACGCAATTTCTTGAAAGCTAATAAATACAATACCGCagaacccttaaaaaaaaaaagagagagaaaaaaaaatctgtcatgttATAGTAGTACTATTTGCCCGATGTAGCAAAAATAAAACCCACAAGGtgtttcaaacaaaacaaaacatgaacatgAGGCATGAGCAGGCATACAACTGGATCACAAATCAGAGATTTAAACTAAAGACAAAGACTTATGGCAAGCGGGATACTTCTGGAAGAAGAGGGTTATTCCATTTAGACCGAATCCAGGTTGTTGAGTTCTCGTGAAAGTGAGGGAGAAAACAAAACGTGCTTGTACAGCAGATATTATTTTCACAATAGTCAGAATGTCTCTTGTCAGAAGGATGTGTCTGTGTATCAAATAAGCATTCACACCCTACTTGAGTTGCAGCACATCTTAAGTCTATGATGAGTTGTGAACAAGTGTGTCATTGAGGGTTATTTCTCCACTTGAGACTGTTTATTTatgagaaggttttttttttttgtcactgtgATGTAGTTTCGCTGATTTCCAGGCCATGCTGTTGTAGTTGAGCTCTGAGAAGTGCATTGTCGTTCTTCAGGTCTTCAATCTGCAGGACAATGGACAATCAACATATTACAATGTGCCCAATCGGACTTGGTCAGTAAAATACCAACGATCTCATCAATTTACCAATTaggatttaatttattaaaaatacctGTTGTCTTAGTAGCTCATTGTCCACTTGTATTCTCTCCACCTCCTTGTAGCTCTCCTGAAACCTCTGGTTAGTCTGTCGGAGTTCTCTAATGTAGTCGCACGCTTTAGACAGGATGCCTCCTTTACTCTAGAGAGGAGGACAAGCAGTTCATGAACATTAGCAGGTCTAAGAGGTACAACAGGCCCAAGAATAGAAGATCTAAGTTACTTACTGCTCCTGTTTTGGTATTGTCTATATTGCAGTCTGGGATGATTTTAGACAGCGTGACAATCCAGTTGTTGATTTTGTCTCTTCTTCTCCTTTCCacttcaaaaacacaaataaaactaatttagCAACAGTCCAAACTGAGCCACTTCTGTTCTCTATACACTGAATTACTCAAAGCCAATATGAAATCCAAATTGACCCCATTTTCACTTCCTGATGCATGCTCCTGGTTTATGAATGAGTTATCAGCGTATGCTACTTTCAATTAAAAACCTGTCTTTACTAATGTGTTATTAAAGTGTAATAACTTCCACCACCGCAACAATTTAACTCCACATTACAATTCAATCAACTTCTGATGGACAATGATCCAGTTCTACATTTTTCTAGTTTAGTttcattttaactgaaaaaaaaaaaaaaaacattactttttacatttgttaaaattGTGACATTGTTCATGACATGTTCTGAACAGATTTTCCTGCTTTCACTGAAACTGTACATAATCTGAGCTCTAAAGAGACATGTGCTAGTTCACCTTCATTGTGCTGTGCTCTCCTTCGCTCATCACGAGGCGCCCGGGGGCCATCAATCTTCCTGTGCAAGTaagacagagaaaagaaaaagaagacacTTGTGTTAGCTTGTTTAGTGCACCATTAAAATACCAAACACACCAAATTAATCTGCATGACAAAACACAACTGAAGCCTATCGGAAAACAAACATTTCTTCAGCCCATTTACTGATTATTTAGTCATAAATTTTGGTTAGGTCAATTAAATTTTTACCCAAAGGTTGTATTAAATCTGGACAAACAGGTTAGCCTAAAAGAAACATGTAACCCTTTGATTTTTCCTCATTTCGGTTTTTAGAGTTTGGAATTGATTCAACTGATGTCTTCCGAACATGAAGAAAACTCAAAACACCAGCAAACACATCTACAGTATTTATACAGTATtggattaaaggaatagttcacccaaaaatttaaatttgctgaaaatgtaatcaccctcaagccatcaaaGATAAGactagtttgtttctttattgaaacagatttgaagaaatttaacatttcatcacttgcttaccaacggatcatctgcagtgaatgggtgccgtcagaatgagaaacCAAATAGCTTATAAAAACATAACAGTAAtccacaagatgttaactgatggactacaGTTATGTGGACTACTTGttgattattataatgtttttattagattttagaactccaattctgacggcacccattcactgcagagcatccattacaGGATTACATTacttggtgagcaagtaatgtaaattCCTCAGGTCtgagggcgagtacattttctgcaaatttaaatttttgggtggacAATTCCTTTAAAAAGCCAGCTGCTCTAGAGACATACGGCTGGCAGTTGAAAGGGCGCGGGGATGTAAAAGGTCTTCCTCACCAGTCTGAATTGCTGTGTTGAAGAGTCTCATGTTCACCAAGGTCTCTGGGGATGGCAGGCAAGTGGGACAAATTTTTTCGGTTGTTTTTCTGACTGCACTTGATTGGACAATACTTTGCATATTTATATGTgaaatcaatgcattttaaaaatagcgcCACACTCTCAATTTGAGGCGTTTTGCAGGAAAATTTatcaggatttgttttgaaattcCACTCTTGTTCTGCAAACTGAAATTAATTTGGGGGAACGTGAAGGGATCAAATCATTATGTACATAGCACTGGAATCAGAGGGTGGACTGGGCTGTGCAGGGAGGGGGTGGGAAAGGGAGGGATGTTGACTCATTATCATACTTACGtagagtatgtgtgtgtacgaGGGGCGATGGTCCGTGGTGTTCCAGTCTGTAAAACATCTGGTGGACTCATCATCACGTAAAACTGACCTAAGgttaacaaaaaaacagaaatgttgaaAAACACAATATGAATGAACTTGCACTTACAGCATCTGTTATCAACACTGTATGTGAAAGAAAGCAGATTAACATACTcaggggttaaagcaaaaaaaaaaaaaaaagttttaacatacacatacacagggttatttggcacaaaaaaaagaaaattgattgCCCTTGAAACTAACTAGTAACGTATCTGCCATTGCCATTAGCCCTTGACAGGCTCAGACTGCAGATTATGGTGGGATATTTGAAAcagcaataacataaaaaaggttACTCTGCAATATAGTGGCAACACATGTAGCATTTGGGATGCTTTTGATATCAAGTTTTTAAATGGTTAGCTTTGTCCTTGACAGGGTACAAGAATATTTGAAATCTCTGAAAATAGTTTTGTTCAAAAGAAACaatgataaattaaataatagGAAATGTAAAATAGGAAATATAAAAAGATGGTCCATTAAAATGGTCCAAGAACTGGTAACTTAAAACATGGTTCTtacaaatactgcaaaataaaattCCAGGATTTTCTTGCACTACTTTTTTGATTTTCAAGGACTGAAATCAGATCTCTCTTATCTGTCAATatagttattattgttgttatatattttcatgaatatgtgattgacctgaagaatgaaagctatGTCATACACTAggaaaatatcaatatatttgaGCAATATCACGCTCATAGACACTAGGAGTGTGATAGTACACTTAGAAATACTATCGAATCAATGGGGACTTTCAATGGTTTAATTACTAGAAtttttcaacataagaaagaaactcatacaggtttggaatgacattagggtgagtaaacgacttttgggtgaaccattcctttaagcgTACAACATTTGTCGTCATCCGTGCGTAACCATTTTTTCAACATGAAATTATAAACAGCTTCATTATTAACTGATTGACATGTATAAATTTTTCTCTCtgcatgtaaacaccttaatctgTGTTGAGTCGGACTATAGAATGTGTAATATGTTACAGAAAAGCACCCTAATGGCAGATTTAAGTGCATCCAGCCATATTGAGTGTTTTACAGTAGGTAGGATGATTTTGCAAATTTTGAACCATTTCTGAccaaagaaattataaaaaatatctcctGCAGCCATAGGACAAGTGGTTCAGTTGTAAAAACTATTCATGCTTCCGACTGACAATTTGGAGCACTCTAGaatttaatgctaaatttatcaTCACAATTCACATACAATTCTTCTAAATACAACTTATTTGCATCGCTGTTTTATTGATTTGCATGTAAACCAGCAGAACATGTACAGCAGTAAAACATGCTCAGTATCAATGTCAAACACTGTTTTTGGACTTCAGCATGTGAGACTGACCTCCGGCCTGTGTGAGGGTCGGATCAGACGTGGCCTGCACTGAGACAGCTGTACCGTCACTGACAGTTGCTGCTGGGAAGTAGGCGAAGCGTGTCTCCCCCCCGACTGTTTCCCCTGCTGGACTGCCTCCATTACTGAAAGGGTTCTGGATGACAGCCTATAGATATAGAAATATAAGAAACAATGACACTGCATTCATTTTTTGCATTTCCCCATGCTCCCGTCCAGTCTTCTCCATACACACCTGTGCTACTGCTTGCTGTGCTCCGGCAAAGGCTGTGGACACTACACTGACTGCCGCTCCTCCATCTCCTGCTGCGTCCAAATGGTCCTCTGTTACCTGGACCACGCGATACGTCACCTGTACCAGGACACAACACAAAGGTCAActttgtaagtatgttttgtatcCTTAAATTGCATAATCTAATTATGTGGCTTTAAATAACAAACGCATTAAAGCAAAAATGATTTCCCACTTGAAACTTACTTTCATGGTTTGACATTTCTGAATCAAATAGTATATTccacagtaaataaaataatcagaaatCTAATTATAATAAATAGTGGACATTACATAGTAGAATATAAGCCTGCTAAAATAATCCCTATATAGTTATTTGGCTGGTGCTTAGCATCATCCAATAGCGTGATAATGTCAGCAAAAAGAGAAAGCAGTTTCAGAGGgagccattttatttttattaatgaatatgaataaacagattttttttttcttttggaataATAGGCACCAATGAATGTTTTACAATAACACCAGGAATATGCATTATGAAAGTGAATACAGGCAGTTTCTATTTCTTTTTGACTATGAACTGCTGTTTTATACAGCATTGTTCTTATTGTTAactataaaacaatacatttaaaaaaattgattttgttaACTGACACAGAATTCAAtgaaaattgtatataaatataaatgaaaaacctACACAGAAAAAtcataaatgaaaatgtgaaatgttgccttggcaacaaactgaaataaaattggtTTAAGTtgatttacaaaaacaaatcGCTACAtcgctttaaataaataaaaaattcaattactaaaacttaaactaaacaaaaaagaaaatattattatgaaagcTCATTTgacaaagaaatattatatataaacatattacaataatacaaaatatctaaataatttgtggttacactttattttaaggtttccttgttacagtgtaattatacatttaagtactaatgaatatttattaaCTACGTGTTCTTACTATATGTTTAAAGTTAGGATTAAGGTTTGGCTTAAGGTTGCTCTTATGcatgatttattgttattataatagtacattataatagtaataaacagTTATGAATTCAAtagtattgtaataaaaatatagaattctAAAATGACACTCACAGACAAAAAATGCATTATACAGACATAAAAGCATTCTCATAAGAGCCGTGACTGAGACACAGTACTACAGGTCATGTTTTATTACAGAATGACTCCAGTTTGAACCCTGGAAAGGTCAAAGGTCGCACTGACCTGTCCACCAGAGTTCTCGGTCCGGAACTGGTATTGAACATTGTGGTCTGCAAAAGCTGCTGCTTGCTGGACACTTGCTATGGTAACCGCTGCCTGCTCCTCCGCCCCCACCCCCTCTCCTGAGAAATGCACCACAAACCAACAGCGTTATACTGACATATGCATCATTCACTGCTTGTACACATCATTCAGAGCTACATGTTTTTACTTACCCTCCTGCAGATGAACAACCTCCTCAGTTTCCTGTTTGTCGTGGCTGCACAGAGAAAGAGCATGTTCTGTGTCATCTTATGAAACTACTCAAAGGAAGATCTAGAGATCATACAGGCTTTGGACGGATTCTAGTTATGGAAATCTGACAGTCATTTCTGCTTAATGATTAACTCAAAACACTGGTTCAAAAATAATAGTGTTGTTTACAATAATAGTGTTTAAGTAATTGTGTATTTCAGTCCTTCAGTCCCTGGATATaatttgcatttataataaaaaaataaaataaaaaattatttagaaaatgtttttttacatgttttaaattTGAGATTTTTTGTCATACTGCTATTGAACTCCTTTTTATTCTCAGGCAGATTTCTGAAAGAATAGCGAAtcgattcattgaaaagatccgaCTCAAAGAACAATTCGTTAACGAATCGGACTTATCTACTACATTCGGTATTGATGCAATTATTTAAAGAGGCGTTTGAACTATTTAGAAATCTATTAAAAAGGTAATGTTTGAGAAAAATGCTTTAGATATAAATCTGCCCTAGATATCAAGATCGGTCTCCTTAACTTGGTCAACAGTGAACGCCCCCTTCTCATCActaaaaaaaacggttcaccgtttTTAAAGTGGTCTGCAAAATTCAAAAATACTAAAAGCAACGTTTTCTTCAGATAGAAATATATAGTCAAACAAACAACACTGGATTAAATAAACAGAGATCTAAACATATAAAGCATCTGGATGAAAAGACTGGGGGTTGTTTTCAGGTTGAAGGAATTTAACGTTAATGCTTAAAATCGCTGAAGAGCTTTTGTTCCGACAGTTACCAACTAAACACGACATTTCTACTTGAACATTAGTTCAGCatcttttatatttcataaaatattaatattgaagaCTATTGTTAATAGGAAAGGTACACCGGCTTGGAgttgttttattttcaaacaCCAAGGACAGACAAAAATCTCCAAATTAGCAATCAGGCTAATAGTGATATAAATATGTCGACCATCGATGTTAAAACGACTGGGATATGTTGTTTCCTTCGTGCTATTCGTATCTGAAGTGTAACTTATTGTATTAGTGGCATGCACAAAACTTAATAAAAGTCAGAAAATAAACTTAAAAGATGATTGCTAACTGCCCTACTATAAAAACAGAGCAGAAAATGGTTGACTGGGGCCTTGAGGATGGCCGTGCATAAAGGACGCGCTCTCACCTCGTCGAGGTGTCCAAGCTCTGTTCGAGCATATCCATGAAGGCGAACGGATTTAAAAATGCGATATTCAGCGACACTTGAAATACGGGAGATGGAAGCGCTGATCACGGGGACAAACACACGGGTCATGTGAGAAAGACAGTCCAGGACACGTGAGGTGCAGGCTGGGCGAGGAGTTAAAATGGAGACCG includes:
- the usf2 gene encoding upstream stimulatory factor 2 isoform X1; this encodes MDMLEQSLDTSTSHDKQETEEVVHLQEGEGVGAEEQAAVTIASVQQAAAFADHNVQYQFRTENSGGQVTYRVVQVTEDHLDAAGDGGAAVSVVSTAFAGAQQAVAQAVIQNPFSNGGSPAGETVGGETRFAYFPAATVSDGTAVSVQATSDPTLTQAGGQFYVMMSPPDVLQTGTPRTIAPRTHTYSTDLGEHETLQHSNSDWKIDGPRAPRDERRRAQHNEVERRRRDKINNWIVTLSKIIPDCNIDNTKTGASKGGILSKACDYIRELRQTNQRFQESYKEVERIQVDNELLRQQIEDLKNDNALLRAQLQQHGLEISETTSQ
- the usf2 gene encoding upstream stimulatory factor 2 isoform X2 gives rise to the protein MDMLEQSLDTSTSHDKQETEEVVHLQEGEGVGAEEQAAVTIASVQQAAAFADHNVQYQFRTENSGGQVTYRVVQVTEDHLDAAGDGGAAVSVVSTAFAGAQQAVAQAVIQNPFSNGGSPAGETVGGETRFAYFPAATVSDGTAVSVQATSDPTLTQAGGQFYVMMSPPDVLQTGTPRTIAPRTHTYSTKIDGPRAPRDERRRAQHNEVERRRRDKINNWIVTLSKIIPDCNIDNTKTGASKGGILSKACDYIRELRQTNQRFQESYKEVERIQVDNELLRQQIEDLKNDNALLRAQLQQHGLEISETTSQ